The stretch of DNA TATAAAATTACCTATTAGAGATTATAGTGTTATTGTTGAATAATATTTATAATATATTTTCTTAACATGAATAATAACATTGAGAAATGTGTATGAGAGATATTGATTTTTTGAAACAGGATAATAATTTGACGACGTTTCATTTTTTATTACTATCATTACTAACACTAGGTTTATATGACTATGTCTGGATGTATAAAATGAATAAGTCTATAAATCAAATAATAGGAATGAAAGTTGTATCTAACTATTTTATTATTATTTTATTGTCTGCTGCCGCATGGGGAAGTCTTCTTAATAACAGCTTTGCAATTAACTCAATTTTTTATTTTATAGGAACGATATTTATTATTATTTCGTTCATCATGAGTGTTGTTTGGGCAAATAAGGCTAAAAATACACTTATTTATCATTGCCTAGGTCAGTATAATATGAATGTAAAAACTAATAACTTTTATATCGTTATTTTTAATATATTTTATATTAATTATATTATCAATTCGCTAAGCGATATAAAAAAAGGCTAATACCTTCCAGACAACCTATTTTTTAATATTTCTTTTCATACATACCATGTACATGGAATAATCAGCCTAATAATTTATTTTAAATTAGCTAATTAACAGGGTTATTAACATGTTTATTCAGTGTTTTTGGGGATTAAAAAGTATTGATAATAAGATGAAATCCAGTCAAAACGATACACGGTTACTTTGCTCGTGATGACTGGAAAATATCTTACTAGTAAAGATTATTCATCGATTAGATTAACGATAAACAGGCTTGTATTACGCTTCATTATTGAATCAATGCTAGCATCAGATAGCTTTATTGATATAACATTTCCTTCTTTTAAGGTTAACGTACCTAAAGAGATACCATTACCATTTACATAAGCTGAATATACGGCTATCGATTGTTCTTCATCAGTATCATTTTTTAACAAAATAGTGATTGATGGTTCAATTTTATCAAATGATTTTTTCTTAAATGCTTTGATCTTATTTTGTAAGTTCTCAGATATCGCAACATAATTAAACTTACTATCACCTATTTGATATATACTTATATCCCCATCTTTTGATCCCACGGTTACGGGAATTTTAAATGCGGCTTTATTATCAAATTGTTCGCGATAGCACTCAATAAACTCTGCTTTAGGAAAAATTTTACCTATTGACGATTTTGCTTCAATTAATGATTCTGATTCTTTTCTTGAATCATTAAAGTCGTTACAACTTGCGACCTCAACATCAAGCTGTGATTCTACAATTTTTTTTACATTATTATTTAATTCACTAATATTGACTGGCGTAGTTATCTCAACTTTGCAGCCAGCTAACATCAAAAGTATTGATGCGATTACAACTGTCTTTTTCATATTTAGCCTTTTAATTAATTATTTTTTTAATTATATCGTAAAAAAAAAAAAAAATTCGAGGATATCTACATGGATAATAAAAAACTATGATTTATTTATCTATATAGGAACAGATAGTGGTTATATTGTTAGTTTGAATTGCTCGCTATTTTATTGACAATATTTGTTGCCTATTGATTGATCAGCGTAATTACTTGTTTAAAATTAGTAAATTAACAGGGTTATCAACAAGTTTGTTAAGTGTTTTTGGGGATTAAACACAAGTGAAGTTCATAATTTATTACTCAATTATAATTAAAAAGGCCACATTCACATTTAACAATGTTATGATATATATGAATTTTTAATTAGGAGATAGTATGAAATGTAAAATTTGCTTGGTTTCTATCCAGCATTTATCTAAGGCCGCTATTGCTTTTTCTGTGGGGTTTTTCTGTTTATTAGTTGGTTACGATAATATTATTGATTTCAATACTAATTACCAGTTTGTTCATAGCGTTTTATCAATGGATAAAATGGAGTCTTTTTTCTCTGGCAATCCTACGCTTGAAGCTAGATCTATAGATAATTCTAATGTTTATTTAGTTGGATATTGGCTTATTATTGTCGGTGAGATTATTACTGGTTTAGTTTGTATGTTTGGCTCAATTTATATGTTTGCTTCGATTAATAAGAAAAGATTTGTTAATGGGCAAGTTATCTATTTAGTTGGTGCAACATTTGCGGTTCTATTATGGTATTTTGGTTTTGGTGTCATTGGTGGTGAGTATTTCTCAATGTGGGCTAATCAAATGAATGGGCAAATGAAAGCCTATACGTTTGCAACGTTTATTTTAATAACGGCTATTTATGTGTATATGCCAGAACTAAAAAAAATGCCAACCACTGATTCACCAACGAATTAGAATAATAAATCAAGCATATACTAAATGTAATAAAGTAATTTAATCAATTTTAGAATAAAAAAAGCTCGCTGAAAGCGAGCTTTTTTATGGTATTTATGAGCTAAATTTATTTACTGCCATACTCTTTAATAATTTCTTCAGCAGTTTTACCACCTAATTTAGATTTTAATAAACTAAGCAATTTAGCTTCGTCATCATTTGAATCTAAACTTGCAACAAAAGCAACTTTTACTATTGCTTGTTGGAATGCATTTTTATCTTTGCTATCTAAAGTATCAGACATCTCTTTTACAGATTTTTGCATGGATGATTTTGACGAAAAATCAATAGTCTTACCTGAATCGCCACAACCAACTAAAACAAAGCTAACCACTAATACAGCTAGTAATTTTCTAAACATTTTTTACCCCATAGTAATATTTTGATTAAGAGGGAATGGTTTTACATCAAAATGACCTATTTTGCAATTGTTTTACCAGTTTTATTAAAATGTTATTGGTAACTGGTACCAATTAGAAAGCGTGAAAAGTGGCACTTTTCTAACAAAAGATGTTTTATCAAGAATATAAATTGATTTATTTCGTTAGGTTAGTAAACTTATGTAAATTTCAACTCTGCCATCTGGATAGTATTTTTCAAAATCAATATCATAAGCACGTATAATTTTATTATCTTGTTCTAGCGCCCAAATATGTTGCCATGTTTGATAAATTTTATCCTCATGGTCATCATTAACTTGAAATACCGCGTAGCTATCGATAGGGTTGGGCTCAATTGTGGTTGAAAAATGTTTTACTGGGTGATCAACGGCAATAGATAACGTGTAATCACCACGGTAATCATTTTGATAATGGTGATAGATAGCATAAATACAACCGGTATTATCAGCCAGTTTTGCTTGTGCATCTTGCCAAAGTGTTTTGATTTTATTGATCATATTTTCATCAGTAAAATTATTGGTTACCACCGAATTTACAGCAAAAAACATAATGCGATCCTAATAAAATAAATAACGAATTAGCTATTATATCTCTCTAGCTGATCACCTATTAGCAAATCGTGTGATTAACCCTCATCACGTATACACGCTAATTTTTAAAATTAAATACCATCAATTTGCTAGCTGCCAAAAAGCAGCAATAAGTTTTTCAGCAAGACGCCGTTTTTGAGCGCAAATCCCAATATCAAAGGGCTCGATTAAACTTGAAGACCACTCAATAATACGCTCACGGATTCTTTCTGGACTGTTTTCCATTACAACCTTTGGTAATAGTGCAACGCCACAACCTAGCGCAACCATTGATACAATAGCTTCGTGACCGGCAACGGTTGCATATATTTTAGGTGATTGTATTTTATTTTGTTTAAACCACTGATCAATTCGGTGTCGACTAGGGCCGTGATCAGGCAAAATAAACGGAATATTATGCCAATCGGGCTGTTTTTGGTGGAGTTTATCACTAAATGTACTACGTAAGCGGGGAATCAGTAGCACCATTTCAATTTCACCTATTTTAGCAAACTCTATACTTGATGGTAATTGTTTGGGGTGACCTGCAATGGCTAAATCAGCCTCATTAGATTGTATTTTACTTACCGCATCAGCTGCATCTCCAGTTGTAA from Orbaceae bacterium lpD04 encodes:
- a CDS encoding DUF2165 domain-containing protein — its product is MKCKICLVSIQHLSKAAIAFSVGFFCLLVGYDNIIDFNTNYQFVHSVLSMDKMESFFSGNPTLEARSIDNSNVYLVGYWLIIVGEIITGLVCMFGSIYMFASINKKRFVNGQVIYLVGATFAVLLWYFGFGVIGGEYFSMWANQMNGQMKAYTFATFILITAIYVYMPELKKMPTTDSPTN
- a CDS encoding DUF4234 domain-containing protein → MRDIDFLKQDNNLTTFHFLLLSLLTLGLYDYVWMYKMNKSINQIIGMKVVSNYFIIILLSAAAWGSLLNNSFAINSIFYFIGTIFIIISFIMSVVWANKAKNTLIYHCLGQYNMNVKTNNFYIVIFNIFYINYIINSLSDIKKG
- the ilvY gene encoding HTH-type transcriptional activator IlvY gives rise to the protein MDIRDLKIFLNLCESRHFGLTAKAMHITPSTLSRLIQRLEESTSQQLFIRDNRSVQITDAGLQLKLFAKQVLADYQQLQQNLDKSSQQLTGELSLFCSVTAAYSHLPDILDKFRVLHPLVEIKLTTGDAADAVSKIQSNEADLAIAGHPKQLPSSIEFAKIGEIEMVLLIPRLRSTFSDKLHQKQPDWHNIPFILPDHGPSRHRIDQWFKQNKIQSPKIYATVAGHEAIVSMVALGCGVALLPKVVMENSPERIRERIIEWSSSLIEPFDIGICAQKRRLAEKLIAAFWQLAN
- a CDS encoding effector binding domain-containing protein; this translates as MFFAVNSVVTNNFTDENMINKIKTLWQDAQAKLADNTGCIYAIYHHYQNDYRGDYTLSIAVDHPVKHFSTTIEPNPIDSYAVFQVNDDHEDKIYQTWQHIWALEQDNKIIRAYDIDFEKYYPDGRVEIYISLLT